The SAR202 cluster bacterium DNA window TCCAGGCCGGCCATGAGGTTGAGAAGTGTGGTCTTGCCGGAGCCGGAGCGTCCCACAACGGCGATGAACTGCCCTGGTTTCACGGTCAGGCTCACGTCTTTGAGGGCGACGACCTCCTCTGAGCCCACCTTGAAGGTGCGTCCCAGGTTCTGAACGTCGATAATTGTCGCGCTTTTGTTCACTGCCTGATTTGCTGTCTGGGGCTTGTTCAACCCTGCACCTCTCCGGGCACTATGGTGACTTTGCCGTTTTCTACTACCACCCTTGCGCGCTCCTTGATCTTGAGCTGCTCAAGCACTTCCTTGGGGAGCTGCACCCGGCCGGCGGCGTCCACAAGCGTATACTCCTCCAGCGGCGTGTCCTTGTCCCCCGCGCCGGTGACCTTGCGATAGCTGACCTTGCGGCGTATCTCCGTCGAAGTCTTGCCGTCGCGGATCATCACAACCCTGCCCACCTTGTACGCGATGTTCGGGTCGTGCGTCACGATGACGATAGTTGTATTCAGCTCGTGGTTGACCGTGCCGAACAGGTCCAGGATCTCGCTCGCCGTGTCGTCGTCCAGCTCGCCCGTGGGCTCGTCAGCCAGCAGGAGCGGCGGGTGGTTTGCCAGCGCGATCGCGATGGCAACGCGCTGCTGCTCGCCGCCGGAGAGCCGCTCCGGCGTGTGGTTCTTCCGGTGTCCAAGGCCAACAAGCTCCAGAAGCTCCTCGGCGCGCTTCTGCCTGTCCTTCGGCGACATGCTCGTCAGCATCATCGGCAGCGCCACGTTCTCCAGCGCCGTCAGGTACGGAAACATATTGCGGCTCGTCTGCTGCCACACGAAGCCCACTTCGTGACGACGGTAGAACTCAACCTCCTTGGATGACATCCGCAGGAGGTCCCGCTCACCCACCCGGACCTTGCCGGCCGAAGGGGAATCGTAGCCTGCCAGAATGTTCAGCAGCGTGCTCTTGCCGCTGCCGCTGGCGCCGACGATCGCGACCACCTCGCCCTTCTCCACCGCAAGGTCAAGGCCGCGCAGCGCCACAACCTCAAGGTCGGCGATCTTGTATATCTTGAACAGGTCTTCACACATAATGTACGGAGCGGTTCGTGTGACCATGAGCTACTCCAGCGGCCCCGCCACTACATTTCGCCAAGGCGCAGGATGCGCTGCAGCTGGATGCGGTGGATCAGCCAGATCATTCCAAGGATTATGACCGCGAAAACTGCGAACATTATTGCATAGGTGGACAGCAGCAGGCCCCAATTCACTGTCATCGCGAACGGCGGCACCACGCGGCTGCCCCAATCGTCGTGGCCCAGGAACGGCATGATCGTCGCCCCCAGGCGACCGCCCATCCACGTACCCAGCGCCATGCCAACTCCGATAACCAGCGCCTGCTCCAGCCAGACCATCGTAATGAGTTGCTTCGAGCTGAATCCGAGCGTCTGCAACAGCGCGAACTGGAGCTGCCGGCTCTGGAACGACACGTAAGCATGGACCATGAAGCCCAGGCAGCTCAGTATGAGCACGGCAGAGAATGCAATGAACAGCAGAGAGCGCCACCCCGCCTGCACCAGCGGGTCCACCTGCGTTTGCGCCAACCGTGCGGACCGGTCCATTATCCCCGTCGTTGAAAAGCCAAGGCCGCTCTCAAGCTGATCGATTAGCTCCTCGCGCTCCTCCCTCGTCGTAGACGAAGCAATCCAGATCTCGTTCGGGTTCAGCTCCGCGCCAAGAATGCCCAGCCCGACAAAGTCTGCCAGCGTATCGAAATCGGATACAAGGTATCTTTCGCTGGAGACGACCATCGTTGGGAAGAGCTCCACGGCGCCCTCAATTCGCACCGGCACCCTGTTCCCGCCCACCGATACGTCGAACTCATCGCCCGCGTCGTGTCCTGTGCCCTTGGCAAAGGTTGCGCTCGCAAGCACGGGAAGCCGCGGCCGCTCGTCGGCGCGGAACACTCCGCGAGTAGTCAACGGGCTGCCCTCCGACCACGTGAACAGCAGCGATGTACCCTCGCCCGTGGACGTAATGTCCGACCCTCGGGCGGAGTCCGCCACCGCATCGTCCGCGGACTTCAGCGCCAGCCAGCCTGACGTGTTGTCAAAAGTCTCCACCGTCTGAAGAGGCGCATCCGTGTTCGAGCGCACCGCGATTTCGTCGATCAGGATGGAGCCCGGCTGCAGCCTGCGCGCCCCACCGGTCTCATGTACGCGGATGGACATGATTGTGAGAGGCAGCGCCGTCTCGGCAAGCTGAGGAGTACCAACGCCCAGAGTAGTCTCCAGCGTGGTCCAGTTGCCTGTCCGGAGCGTGCCCAGATCGAACGTAAAGTACTTCCCGGCGTTTGTCTTCGCGCGCACTGTAACACGTACGCCGGGGTGCGGCCTGTCCGCCTTCACAAGCAGCGCCAGAGTCCGGGCGCTCGGCGGCAGGGCCACGCCCTGGAAGGCGGTTCGTACCGCCAGGTCCGGCAGCAGCTCATCCAGAGGGCCGGAGGCGAAATCGTCCCGGAACCACGCAACCTCGTTAAATCGGTTGCCTTCCACGGATACCATCGTGTAGTTCATGCCGTAGACCTTGCTCAGGTCGTGCCCCGAGGCCCGTAGCACCACCGTCGCCTTGTCCACGCCGGGCACCGACTCGTATGCCTCAATCAGCGCGGCGTTGGAGGAGGGTATCGTGGGCTTAGGCCCACGCTGCCCGCGGAACGCTACCGGCACATTGCCTTCAATGCGGAGGTCGCTGCCCGTCGAATATAGCACCCGCTCCCTGAAGTTCCGCTCCAGCGTCGTCCCAAAACTGGATGCGAATATCCCCAGTCCGGCCGTCAGGATCAGGAGCAGAGATAGCCGCGCGTAGTGCGTCGGGTTGCGCGCCATCTGCCACACGCCCATCACCAGCCCTGCCGGCAGCCACGGCGACATTACTTTGCTGGCGAGGTTCATCGCGATTGGGAACAGCCGCAGCAGCACCATCGCCGAGGCGATCAGTATCAGTCCGGGAATAATCAGCAGCAGCTGATTTACCGCCAGCTCGCCGAACACGCTTGCCGCCACAACGGAGCCCTGCTGCGTCAACTGCCTGAACAGGAACATGCCCAACAACAGCAGCAGAACGTCCAGGTAGTACTTCTGGAATACCGGCTGGCCGGTGGGTCGCGCCGACCCCTGCCGCAGGCGCGTCACTGTTATGCGTGACGCTTGCACCGCGGGGACCATCAGCGCCACGAAGCTCAATATG harbors:
- a CDS encoding ATP-binding cassette domain-containing protein — translated: MCEDLFKIYKIADLEVVALRGLDLAVEKGEVVAIVGASGSGKSTLLNILAGYDSPSAGKVRVGERDLLRMSSKEVEFYRRHEVGFVWQQTSRNMFPYLTALENVALPMMLTSMSPKDRQKRAEELLELVGLGHRKNHTPERLSGGEQQRVAIAIALANHPPLLLADEPTGELDDDTASEILDLFGTVNHELNTTIVIVTHDPNIAYKVGRVVMIRDGKTSTEIRRKVSYRKVTGAGDKDTPLEEYTLVDAAGRVQLPKEVLEQLKIKERARVVVENGKVTIVPGEVQG
- a CDS encoding FtsX-like permease family protein, translated to MRSSVVLGVLLASAIMAGTVIYFDALRELALKRTLERHTVDQLNVILQVQRGPANYSEFRVVSDAVNEEIDSRIDWLVEERIRVGKSPTMFLNAAGNRPLTGYENPRTYFTYLPTLLEHAEILPGGRMPSDAALPSSDGTIRLEALVPEEAARTFGVNVGDEYVASPPWTDSTQYATVVITGVFRRADPNHEYWFLERSVLQSATGVSFTTMPFFVTEREYMEVVGPAFRRMDSTYAWLLTTDVGRINARNSVDTVNRLEFMQARLSSTLGSYLQTTELDNALSEYDRRLFFSKLPMYVVLILIAVVILYYVTTLSSLSVEDRRSEVALLRSRGASPTQILLVFVMEGATVAFLCSVVGPFLAAGAISVLGLTPAFSDLSGGFLLDAALSPGAFMMGAIGGILSFVALMVPAVQASRITVTRLRQGSARPTGQPVFQKYYLDVLLLLLGMFLFRQLTQQGSVVAASVFGELAVNQLLLIIPGLILIASAMVLLRLFPIAMNLASKVMSPWLPAGLVMGVWQMARNPTHYARLSLLLILTAGLGIFASSFGTTLERNFRERVLYSTGSDLRIEGNVPVAFRGQRGPKPTIPSSNAALIEAYESVPGVDKATVVLRASGHDLSKVYGMNYTMVSVEGNRFNEVAWFRDDFASGPLDELLPDLAVRTAFQGVALPPSARTLALLVKADRPHPGVRVTVRAKTNAGKYFTFDLGTLRTGNWTTLETTLGVGTPQLAETALPLTIMSIRVHETGGARRLQPGSILIDEIAVRSNTDAPLQTVETFDNTSGWLALKSADDAVADSARGSDITSTGEGTSLLFTWSEGSPLTTRGVFRADERPRLPVLASATFAKGTGHDAGDEFDVSVGGNRVPVRIEGAVELFPTMVVSSERYLVSDFDTLADFVGLGILGAELNPNEIWIASSTTREEREELIDQLESGLGFSTTGIMDRSARLAQTQVDPLVQAGWRSLLFIAFSAVLILSCLGFMVHAYVSFQSRQLQFALLQTLGFSSKQLITMVWLEQALVIGVGMALGTWMGGRLGATIMPFLGHDDWGSRVVPPFAMTVNWGLLLSTYAIMFAVFAVIILGMIWLIHRIQLQRILRLGEM